A stretch of Desulfurivibrio alkaliphilus AHT 2 DNA encodes these proteins:
- the malQ gene encoding 4-alpha-glucanotransferase yields the protein MTDFHRGSGVLLHITSLPGPYGIGELGPQAHAFVDFLAAAGQSYWQFLPLCPTSPGLDNSPYMGLSAFAGNNLLISLEGLREEGLLGDESLRSAPEFSEYLVDFAQVRAFKEQVLAEAFALFERQSQESELAGQLAEFKAGHPWLADYALFISIHEEQQGLPWYDWPEPLARREPAALAEQRRRLAARIDYHEFVQFIFYRQWQQLHAHAAARGISLIGDLPIYVALDSAEVWAWPECFLLDPKTHRPTHVAGVPPDYFSATGQRWGNPLFRWHGGGATVQKSLHRWWQRRFAHQFAQADIVRIDHFRGFEAFWQVPAEEPDAVRGQWVAGPGREFFRKMEISLGKLPIIAEDLGLITPEVEELRDRLGFPGMKVLQFAFDSDETNAYLPHNYAGPNCVVYTGTHDNDTSLGWYLSDQVSETAKERFLRYANSRDGRPVHRDFIRLALSSVGAVVIIPLQDVLGFGSDCRMNVPGTAEGNWRWRVASRFLTAEVAAELREETGFYNRLPPPLNDQEKSN from the coding sequence TTGACGGATTTCCACCGTGGAAGTGGTGTTCTGCTGCACATAACCTCCCTGCCGGGCCCTTACGGGATCGGCGAACTGGGCCCCCAGGCCCATGCCTTTGTGGACTTTCTGGCCGCCGCCGGGCAGAGCTACTGGCAGTTTCTGCCGCTGTGTCCCACCAGCCCCGGCCTGGATAATTCGCCGTACATGGGGCTTTCCGCCTTTGCCGGTAACAACTTGCTGATCAGCCTTGAAGGGCTGCGGGAAGAGGGCCTGCTTGGCGATGAGTCGCTGCGCTCGGCCCCGGAGTTTTCCGAGTACCTGGTGGATTTTGCTCAAGTGCGCGCCTTCAAGGAGCAGGTGCTGGCCGAGGCTTTTGCCCTCTTTGAGCGGCAGTCGCAGGAAAGTGAGTTGGCCGGGCAACTGGCTGAATTTAAGGCCGGTCATCCCTGGCTGGCGGATTACGCTCTGTTCATCAGTATCCACGAAGAGCAACAGGGCCTGCCCTGGTATGACTGGCCCGAGCCTCTGGCGCGACGGGAACCGGCGGCCCTGGCGGAACAGCGGCGGCGGTTGGCGGCCCGAATCGACTATCACGAATTCGTCCAGTTTATCTTTTACCGCCAGTGGCAACAACTGCACGCCCATGCGGCGGCCCGCGGGATTAGTTTGATCGGTGACCTGCCCATCTACGTGGCCCTGGACAGTGCCGAGGTGTGGGCCTGGCCGGAATGTTTCCTGCTGGACCCCAAAACCCACCGGCCCACCCATGTGGCCGGGGTGCCGCCGGATTATTTCAGTGCCACCGGCCAGCGCTGGGGCAATCCGCTATTTCGCTGGCACGGAGGAGGGGCGACGGTGCAAAAGAGCCTGCATCGATGGTGGCAGAGGCGATTCGCCCACCAGTTCGCGCAGGCCGATATTGTCCGGATTGACCATTTTCGGGGTTTTGAGGCCTTCTGGCAGGTTCCCGCCGAGGAGCCCGACGCGGTTCGGGGCCAGTGGGTGGCCGGCCCGGGGCGGGAGTTTTTTCGTAAAATGGAAATAAGCCTGGGCAAGTTGCCGATTATCGCCGAGGATCTGGGGCTGATCACCCCGGAGGTGGAGGAGTTGCGTGACCGGCTGGGGTTTCCCGGGATGAAGGTGCTGCAGTTTGCCTTCGATTCCGATGAAACCAACGCCTACCTGCCCCATAACTACGCCGGTCCCAACTGTGTGGTCTATACCGGCACCCACGACAACGACACCTCCCTGGGCTGGTATCTGAGCGACCAGGTCAGCGAGACGGCCAAAGAGCGCTTTTTGCGCTATGCCAACAGCCGGGACGGTCGGCCGGTGCACCGGGATTTTATCCGCCTGGCCCTCTCTTCGGTGGGTGCGGTGGTGATTATTCCCCTCCAGGATGTGCTGGGTTTCGGCAGTGACTGCCGGATGAACGTTCCCGGTACCGCCGAGGGCAACTGGCGCTGGCGGGTGGCGAGCCGTTTTCTTACCGCCGAGGTGGCGGCTGAGCTGCGGGAGGAGACCGGCTTTTACAACCGGCTACCGCCGCCATTAAACGACCAGGAAAAAAGTAACTGA
- a CDS encoding VTT domain-containing protein, whose translation MSFFARLTNRTAFGHLRANRNFLLLLIFFAVLPLTVSSLFIYFAQANQHLLTTQTMPALLIFHLAAIPAMALALTPTTFVAIVSGYFFSWYGLAGLLLSYPLAALLGLRLGGAAKALVLSEDFYLNPKIQQFLEQIRRDEFTMIIFTRLSPVLPFAMTNVALSVLKLGLTSFMLGTMIGMLPRTLIFFMLGRDAPEIWAFAQNPSLEGLHRLIPLLLIITSTVGLLWIAQRTLTRMNSQ comes from the coding sequence ATGAGCTTTTTTGCCAGACTCACCAACCGCACCGCCTTCGGCCATCTGCGGGCAAACCGCAACTTTCTGCTGCTGCTGATCTTTTTTGCGGTTCTCCCCCTTACCGTATCTTCGCTGTTTATCTATTTCGCCCAGGCCAATCAACACCTGCTGACAACCCAGACCATGCCGGCGCTGCTGATTTTTCACCTGGCAGCCATCCCGGCCATGGCCCTGGCCTTGACCCCCACCACTTTCGTCGCCATAGTCAGCGGTTACTTCTTCTCCTGGTACGGGCTGGCAGGCCTTCTGCTGTCTTATCCGCTGGCCGCCTTGCTCGGCCTGAGGCTGGGCGGCGCGGCCAAAGCGCTGGTACTGAGCGAGGACTTCTACCTCAACCCCAAAATCCAGCAATTTCTTGAACAGATCCGCCGGGACGAGTTCACCATGATTATCTTTACCCGCCTGTCGCCGGTGCTCCCCTTTGCCATGACCAACGTGGCCCTTTCGGTCCTGAAACTGGGCCTGACCTCCTTCATGCTCGGCACCATGATCGGCATGCTGCCGCGAACCCTGATCTTCTTCATGCTGGGCCGAGACGCCCCGGAAATCTGGGCCTTTGCCCAAAACCCCTCCCTGGAGGGGTTGCACCGGCTGATCCCCCTGCTGCTGATCATCACCTCCACCGTCGGCCTGCTGTGGATCGCCCAGAGGACCCTGACCCGGATGAACAGCCAGTAA
- the ftsY gene encoding signal recognition particle-docking protein FtsY, which yields MLSWFKKKLGRGEEEPTPTAPPLVEQTTEEWPAPEEEAVQPSAAAVERAEPAPTEAPAAAAEPPPAAANGFFNRLRQGLSRTRENLVSRMDELFLGKKVIDAELFDELEEILITADLGTATTHELLERAREQVKRDQLSDPKALEGILQQLLQDYLVQADRPAELVMPASGPFVIMVLGVNGVGKTTTIGKLAYKFKQAGQQVLLVAADTFRAAAIEQLQAWGQRVDAEVIAQQQGADPSSVIYDAFDYARPRNFDVIIVDTAGRLHTKVNLMEELRKIKRVMNQKIPGAPHEVMLVIDATTGQNGISQARLFHEAVEVSGIALTKLDGTSRGGIVVNICREFKIPIRFVGIGEQMEDLRDFEPREFVKALFTRGQDDNDQSHPPTSGAQAGTPAQS from the coding sequence ATGCTGAGCTGGTTTAAGAAAAAATTGGGGCGCGGGGAGGAGGAACCGACTCCCACCGCCCCGCCATTGGTTGAACAGACCACTGAAGAGTGGCCGGCGCCGGAAGAAGAGGCGGTGCAGCCGTCGGCCGCCGCCGTTGAACGCGCTGAACCCGCGCCAACCGAGGCGCCGGCCGCGGCAGCCGAGCCGCCGCCGGCGGCCGCCAACGGCTTTTTCAACCGGCTGCGGCAGGGACTGAGCCGGACCCGGGAAAACCTGGTCAGCCGCATGGATGAGCTGTTCCTGGGGAAAAAGGTCATCGATGCCGAGCTGTTTGATGAGCTGGAAGAGATCCTGATCACCGCCGATCTCGGGACCGCCACCACCCACGAGTTGTTGGAACGGGCCCGGGAGCAAGTCAAACGGGATCAGTTGAGCGACCCCAAGGCCCTGGAGGGAATCCTCCAGCAACTGTTGCAGGATTACCTGGTGCAGGCCGACCGCCCCGCCGAACTGGTGATGCCGGCCAGCGGCCCCTTTGTCATCATGGTCCTGGGGGTCAACGGGGTGGGCAAAACCACCACCATCGGCAAACTGGCCTACAAGTTCAAACAAGCCGGCCAACAGGTACTGCTGGTGGCCGCCGACACCTTCCGCGCCGCCGCCATTGAACAACTGCAGGCCTGGGGGCAGCGGGTGGACGCCGAAGTGATCGCCCAGCAGCAGGGGGCCGACCCCTCCTCGGTGATCTACGACGCCTTCGATTACGCCCGGCCCCGGAATTTCGACGTGATCATCGTCGACACCGCCGGCCGGCTGCACACCAAAGTAAATTTAATGGAAGAGTTACGCAAAATCAAACGGGTAATGAACCAGAAGATCCCCGGCGCCCCCCACGAGGTGATGCTGGTCATCGACGCCACCACCGGCCAGAACGGCATCTCTCAGGCGCGATTGTTTCACGAGGCGGTGGAGGTCAGCGGTATTGCCTTAACCAAGCTGGACGGCACCTCCCGGGGGGGGATCGTGGTCAATATCTGCCGGGAGTTCAAGATCCCCATCCGCTTTGTCGGTATCGGCGAGCAAATGGAAGATTTGCGCGACTTCGAACCTCGAGAGTTTGTCAAGGCCCTGTTTACCAGGGGACAGGACGATAATGACCAGTCCCATCCCCCCACCTCCGGGGCTCAGGCAGGCACCCCCGCCCAATCATGA
- a CDS encoding sigma-70 family RNA polymerase sigma factor, whose protein sequence is MSANIKNKLLEAGKDDGCITLSFLNDLIPDDKDPDAIDGIFDFLQEHNIEVITHDKHGGKKNLDGKRLDDKDQDDSSDMEDEEPLAAKMAGREDLAEPEETTTTYLREMGQFDLLTPEEEEKYSKTIREGFNAIISAIRKDRSGLAEMKELAERIDMWEKRDPTLKPKKQHLNNMVRSMTAICHKYPDKKRLRQCYCRIELYARSIEVAKDAMIKANLRLVVSIAKRYMHQGLTLADLIQEGNLGLMRAVFRFDYTKGNKFSTYASWWIRQAITRAILDKTRTIRLPVHFLELRSQFFKAFYSLLKELGREPTPAEISEKTGLPMEKILAIFEASREPISLETPVGDDDSTLGDFLENQESVSPYEAVKGNQLAERVTTILSTLSPREEKIIRLRFGIGEDAEYTLEEIGKRFNVSRERIRQIEKKALNRLRHSSRREKLKNFLD, encoded by the coding sequence GTGTCCGCCAATATTAAAAACAAGTTGCTTGAAGCCGGCAAGGACGACGGCTGCATCACCCTTTCCTTCCTGAACGATCTGATTCCCGACGACAAAGATCCCGACGCCATAGATGGCATTTTCGACTTCCTGCAGGAACACAACATCGAGGTTATCACCCACGACAAGCACGGCGGCAAGAAAAACCTGGACGGCAAACGTCTTGACGACAAAGATCAGGACGATTCTTCCGACATGGAAGACGAAGAGCCGCTGGCCGCGAAAATGGCCGGTCGCGAGGACCTGGCCGAACCCGAGGAAACCACCACCACCTACCTCCGGGAGATGGGCCAGTTCGACCTGCTGACCCCGGAAGAGGAAGAGAAATATTCCAAAACCATTCGGGAAGGCTTCAACGCCATCATCAGCGCCATCCGTAAAGACCGCTCCGGCCTGGCGGAGATGAAGGAACTGGCGGAACGCATTGACATGTGGGAAAAGCGGGACCCCACCCTGAAGCCCAAAAAACAGCACCTCAACAACATGGTGCGCAGCATGACCGCCATCTGCCACAAATACCCGGACAAAAAGCGGTTGCGCCAGTGCTACTGCCGGATCGAGCTTTACGCGCGCTCCATTGAAGTGGCCAAGGACGCCATGATCAAGGCCAACCTGCGGCTGGTGGTGAGCATAGCCAAGCGTTACATGCACCAGGGCCTGACCCTGGCCGACCTGATCCAGGAAGGCAACCTGGGCCTGATGCGGGCGGTGTTCCGCTTCGACTACACCAAGGGCAACAAATTCAGCACCTATGCCAGCTGGTGGATCCGCCAGGCCATTACCCGGGCCATCTTGGACAAGACCCGCACCATCCGCCTTCCGGTCCACTTTCTGGAGTTGCGCAGCCAATTTTTCAAGGCCTTTTACTCCCTGCTCAAAGAGTTGGGCCGGGAGCCGACCCCGGCGGAGATCTCGGAAAAAACCGGCCTGCCCATGGAGAAGATCCTGGCCATCTTCGAGGCCTCCCGCGAGCCCATCTCCCTGGAAACACCGGTGGGCGACGATGATTCCACCCTGGGCGACTTCCTGGAGAATCAGGAGTCGGTTTCGCCCTACGAAGCGGTCAAGGGCAATCAACTGGCCGAGCGGGTTACCACCATCCTCTCCACCTTGAGCCCGCGGGAGGAAAAAATCATCCGGCTGCGCTTCGGCATCGGCGAAGACGCCGAATATACCCTGGAAGAGATCGGCAAACGCTTCAACGTTTCCCGGGAACGCATTC
- a CDS encoding J domain-containing protein → MIVYRRPTSGPGCGGCLLLLILLLLLLGGAPLLLNIVGALLLGLGIVVLGAIGALWAFTWYVRRKVRLYEQSQTESHNLFVYLLVHILVRIAQLDGEVSRAETAAISDFFRVHLHYNHQQMLWVKGLVKEAMASQLTLDDLLNEFRRRFGYEPRLILLELIYRVMYVKEVSPRELQTLQQIADFLAINPYDHQAIRARYQAGAGRAAGTRPAADQEARYYHTLGLEPGADFEQVKSAYRNLSKQYHPDKVNHLGEEFRKVAEEKMKEINQAYQYLKTRQEQG, encoded by the coding sequence ATGATTGTCTATCGCCGCCCCACCAGTGGGCCCGGTTGCGGCGGCTGCCTGCTGCTGCTGATCCTGCTTTTGTTGCTGCTGGGCGGCGCCCCGCTGCTGCTCAACATCGTCGGCGCCCTGTTACTGGGCCTGGGGATTGTGGTGCTGGGCGCCATCGGTGCCCTGTGGGCCTTTACCTGGTACGTCCGCCGCAAGGTTAGGCTTTACGAGCAGTCTCAAACGGAAAGCCACAACCTTTTTGTTTATCTGCTGGTCCATATTCTGGTGCGAATCGCCCAGTTGGACGGCGAAGTCAGCCGGGCGGAGACCGCAGCCATCAGCGATTTTTTCCGGGTTCACCTCCATTACAACCACCAGCAGATGCTCTGGGTCAAGGGACTGGTCAAAGAGGCCATGGCCTCACAGTTGACCCTGGATGACCTGCTAAATGAATTCCGCCGCCGCTTTGGCTATGAACCCCGGCTGATCCTGCTGGAGTTGATCTACCGGGTGATGTACGTCAAGGAGGTCTCACCGCGGGAATTGCAGACCCTGCAGCAAATTGCCGACTTCCTGGCCATCAACCCCTATGACCACCAGGCCATCCGGGCCCGCTACCAGGCGGGAGCCGGCCGAGCCGCCGGCACTCGCCCCGCCGCCGACCAGGAAGCTCGTTATTACCATACCCTGGGCCTGGAGCCCGGGGCCGACTTCGAACAGGTGAAAAGCGCCTACCGCAACCTGAGCAAGCAGTATCACCCGGACAAGGTCAACCATCTGGGGGAAGAATTCAGGAAGGTGGCGGAAGAGAAGATGAAGGAGATCAACCAGGCTTACCAGTATCTCAAAACCCGGCAGGAACAGGGCTGA
- a CDS encoding flavodoxin family protein, whose amino-acid sequence MSKLKVLAFNGSPRLGGNTAAMLAALEEGVVGAGGEMVTIRVCDLDIQPCTACGACDETGECIIEDDMAALYPRIMAADRLVLASPIYFYGLTAQTKALVDRSQALWNRGRLGLERGPQAPQRRGLLLAVAATKGPRVFEGAILTAKYAFDAMGFAHGGELLVRGLDAPGDAVQQPESLQRATKFGYALVQE is encoded by the coding sequence ATGAGCAAACTTAAAGTGCTGGCCTTCAACGGCAGCCCGCGGCTCGGGGGCAATACCGCCGCCATGCTGGCCGCCTTGGAGGAAGGAGTGGTTGGCGCCGGGGGCGAAATGGTTACCATCCGGGTCTGTGATTTGGATATTCAGCCCTGCACGGCTTGCGGGGCTTGTGACGAGACCGGGGAGTGTATCATCGAAGACGATATGGCAGCTCTTTACCCCCGAATTATGGCGGCCGACCGGCTGGTGCTGGCCTCGCCCATTTACTTTTACGGCCTCACTGCCCAGACCAAGGCCCTGGTGGATCGCAGCCAGGCCTTGTGGAACCGTGGTCGTCTGGGGCTGGAGCGGGGCCCGCAGGCGCCGCAGCGTCGGGGCCTGCTGCTGGCGGTGGCCGCCACCAAGGGGCCCCGGGTCTTTGAAGGCGCCATTCTCACCGCCAAGTACGCCTTCGATGCCATGGGGTTTGCCCACGGCGGCGAATTATTGGTGCGGGGGCTGGACGCTCCCGGCGATGCGGTGCAACAGCCGGAAAGCCTGCAACGGGCCACCAAGTTTGGTTACGCCCTGGTGCAAGAATAA
- the ispH gene encoding 4-hydroxy-3-methylbut-2-enyl diphosphate reductase has product MKVILAQHAGFCMGVRRAVETTLKLVDLRQGPIATYGPLIHNPQVLEMLEEKGVKVLEEVPADTTGTVVIRAHGVPPERKHRLEASGVVVEDATCPRVVKVQAIIDKYQKEGYTTVIVGDRDHAEVEGLMGHAGAAGLVVSRLTDLDELQLAPPYIVVSQTTQDEELFREITDEILKRFPGGKVFNTICDSTHKRQDEVREMCREIDALVVVGGRNSANTKRLAEIAHGLNCPVFLVETEDELEPDKLKKFHCVGVTAGASTPAWIIRQVVAALESIPG; this is encoded by the coding sequence ATGAAAGTTATTCTGGCCCAACACGCCGGATTTTGCATGGGAGTCCGGCGGGCCGTGGAAACCACCCTGAAACTGGTGGACCTGCGGCAAGGGCCCATCGCCACATACGGGCCGCTGATCCACAACCCCCAGGTGCTGGAGATGCTCGAGGAAAAAGGCGTTAAGGTGCTGGAAGAAGTACCCGCCGACACCACCGGCACGGTGGTAATCCGGGCGCACGGGGTGCCGCCGGAGCGTAAACACCGCCTGGAAGCAAGCGGGGTGGTGGTGGAAGACGCCACCTGCCCCCGGGTGGTCAAGGTACAGGCAATTATCGACAAGTACCAGAAAGAAGGCTATACTACGGTGATTGTCGGCGACCGGGATCACGCCGAAGTGGAGGGCCTGATGGGGCATGCCGGGGCGGCGGGGCTGGTGGTCAGCCGACTGACCGATCTCGACGAATTGCAACTTGCCCCCCCTTACATCGTCGTCAGCCAGACCACCCAGGACGAAGAACTCTTCCGGGAGATCACCGATGAGATCCTTAAACGCTTTCCCGGCGGCAAAGTGTTCAATACCATCTGCGATTCCACCCACAAGCGCCAGGACGAGGTCCGGGAGATGTGCCGGGAAATCGATGCGCTGGTGGTGGTGGGCGGCCGTAACAGCGCCAACACCAAGCGCCTGGCGGAAATTGCCCACGGCCTTAACTGCCCGGTCTTTCTGGTGGAAACAGAAGACGAACTGGAGCCCGACAAGCTGAAAAAATTCCACTGTGTGGGGGTAACCGCCGGGGCCTCGACCCCGGCCTGGATCATTCGCCAAGTAGTGGCAGCCCTAGAGTCAATTCCTGGGTAA